The segment TTATCATTAAATGTTGATATTATATGTTACCTAAGTTTTgctcgtaaattaaaatatttggtcCAGCCAGCTTTGAAGCCAAAAAGTGTCTTAAATTTGTTAGCTGATGCAATTAACAAGAAATTAACACTTTACCTTAAGCCATAATAGAGTTTGAATAATACAAAATAATGACAGGTGGCAGTTCATACTTGCTGGACTTGAATGCAAATAAAAGTGCAACAATCAAATGGATGGCCTTGGAGATGCTGGAGTGCCCCCACAAAACCTACTTCTTTATGGATTCCTATTCTATTAAACTTTTAACATCTTTTTATCTTGGCAATCTGGAGCTAATTATTTACGGTTGTTGAGATTTATATGTCTTCTAACATTATGACTACGTTGTTGGAGAATAAGTTTAAGGAGTTGCAAATTTTGATATCCAAACCATGAAAGGCCCTGTCTTTGACTTGTTAAGAAGGCTCTGAAATATGAGAGTTGGGGGGGGGGTAGTTTTTTGCTTTAATCAAACATCAATTGATTCATTTATGAGATAAATTAAGATGTACAAAACTGTAATTTACaagccttttatttatttatttatttccctTGTAAAGACAGCAAAATGAACAAAAATAGTGATGCCAACTGAGATAACCTAACAGAAACTGAAGTCTTACGAACTGCCCCAGCTGATACATTTATTGTTGTTGTCATATCCCCATTTGTGTTGTTGGACAAATGCTGCACTGTCCTTGCTGAACCGGGTTTATGTGCATCACATAAACCGATGCCCCTATCAAAGGCATCTTCAAACCCGTTATTTGCATTATAACATAGTCCTGAATTGTTGTTAAGCCTAAGCTTGCGCCCCATCTTCCACACCATTTCTCTTCCAAACGGAATCGGGCCGGTTAAGTGATTATCATTCAGCCTTAGTTCACTAACATTCTTCAAGTCCCTGAAGTTGCTTGGAATTGACCCATTGAAGTGATTTCCGTCAAGATAAGCCACCCGAAGGCTGTTCAACCGGCCTAATGACTCGGGGATCGGTCCATGCAAGTTCATGTTCGATAAAACTAGGATCATTAAATCCTTCATTCCATCAAAGCAATCACTAGGAATGGCAGTTGATCCCATTTGATTGCCTTTGAGGATCAAAGCTTGTAGGGAAGTTAAGCTACTGAGTGATGTTGGAAATGGGCCGGACAAGCGATTATAACTCACATCCATTAGGATGAGCTCTTTCAGCCCACTAAAAGAATCGGGTATGGAACCGGTCAAACGATTGTGACTAAAATCGATTTTAACTAAAGACTGGCATGACCCAAGGGTAAATGGGATTGAACCCATTAAAAGATTTTGACTCATATCCAAAACATTCAAAACCGGGAAGCTAAAAGCAGGAATTGAACCGTTTAATTTGTTCCCACTCAAATCTAACGACCTTAGGCCAGTGATCAGGCCTAATGAAACAGGGACCGAACCGTTAAGGTTGTTCTTGTGAAGATCAAGAACCCTTAAACGAGTAAGATTTCCCAGTTCAGCAGGAATGGAACCAATATGCCCATTTTCCCTAAGGACCAAAGTCTGTAAAGTAGAACCCAACTGACCCAAAAACTTTGGGATTGGCTGAGGATTACAAGTGAAACAACGGTAAAAAAAGAGTGTCCTAAGATGAGGAAGCTTGGTAATGGACTCTGAAAGATAAGACTTTGTCTGATCACAGGTAGGGAAAGCAGTGTCATCGGACAATGCCCCGAAAGACAAGGAAACAATGTGGTAAACGTTATCTTTGTCCGGCATGCACTCGATGCCGTGCCACCGCCCACGGCAAACGTCGGGGATATCCGTGGCCCAATCATTCCCCGTGGCTCGCATTATATCGTAAACCGCATCTTGCTCTTGAGGGTTGGTCCGAGCCCCATTTTTGTTAATCGAAAACCCGGTTTGAGGACCGTCGATGAGAGTAGAGGGGACGCCGGAATCCGTCATGATGACTGTAAAAGGCCTAGAGAGTTGGAAAAAAGCACAAAAGATGACGAGGAAAAGAGTGAAATTTGCAGCCATTTTTGGGAAAGAGTGAGTGAAAAATGGTGGAGTTAAAGTTGATTTGATATAAGGATCGAGGGAAAGCAGCAGGGGGAGTAAATGAGAGGGGTCGGGTTCTTGAATGAAGGAAAGCTAATTATGCGCTCACGGGAAATGAAGGGGTTGAAATAAATTTTCATGTcgtagtatttttttttttttttgcgcaTTAATGTTTTTCACGAGAATTTCGCCCTTCCCATTCGAAATTGAGAACGTCAAGTTACGTCATGTGGGGTCCATTACGAAGACTAAAACGACGGCGTAGAGCCTTAAATTAGGGTTTCAACTTTGAAACGAACCCTTGTGCAACTTATTTTCCACTTGCCCCCCTCATGAACGCGCAGCTCAACCTCAATTCTGAAGGCTGGGGAGTGATATTGCCCTAGATTTCGACATCTGAGTTCAGAATTGCGCCGCTGTGGCTCTTTAAGAGGTGCCTTGTGGATTACTTGGTTGGGATTCTTAAAGGTACCAAATATTTGCAGAATTTCTACAGCAAAATTATATGATCATGCATCCGTAGGATTAGGTTAAAAGCTATTGTGATTTTATTCATATACATGTTGCTGAATTTTGAATCACGGACTTAATTAGATGAAGATGCTCATGGCCAGCATTCGATCGTGTTGTTGTATGAGCTAAAAACAAttggatttatttattttattttgaattggaatataattttaattattgaaCTAGCTGTTTAGTTGATCAGAAGTCTAATTGAACAATAAAGTACCTTGGTATCTTTCTCGAGTCAATCTCAGCCCGAAAATGAAACTTGATTGAGCTCAAGCTCTTCAAGCTTAAAGTTTGGAGTTGAGCCTCGAGCTTGATATCCTTTGCTTGGTTGGGAAGCCCCTAGACCTAGCAAGAGCACTAGGTTTTCTTATCTTTCATCCAAGTGTCTCTAATTTGCTTTGGTCTATATTTGAGGTCGGTTGAAAGGTCTACATGCTGATCCCTCTGTAATTCTCAATGATCACTTGCAGTGAAAACCCACTTTCTTCCGAGAAAAATCAGTGTAATCAGATGGATGAAGAAAAAGGAGAAAGAGTATCAGGACCAATGTTCAAAGACATAAGGCGTTATTTCTGTGATCATTGTGGAATTTGCAGATCTAAGAAGTCTCTCATCACCACCCACATCCTAACCCACCACCCGGTACCTGCTTTGATTCTGCATGGTTTATTCAATTTTTCTAATGACATAGGCCAATGGATTCTTCTTACTTTTCTTTAAACGGGTTTATGCTAAACATTCTTTTCAACTTCGGTCTGGTTCAGGAGAAAATAGACAATGGAGGAAAGGAAGAAGAGGAAGTTTCCATGTCGAATGAATGCCAAGAATGTGGTGCTACTTTCAGGAAGCCTGCTCATTTGAAGCAACACTTGCAAAGCCACTCTCTCGAGGTACCTTTCTTTTACAAGTATTTAGTTCCATTTGTATTCAAGGTTTTTAATAATGTTTAATAAGCTAATTGATCAAACCTCTCTGCCTTTTTTAGTTATATATATCTATATGTACATAatagtttttaaatatttaacaGTTATAGTTGACAAAAGCCATAGTGTAGAGCATGATTTTGGTTTTTGTTAATTGTGTTTATGATAAATATATATCAGTTTTCATGAAGCAAATGTTAGATAACCCAAAAGAAGTCCCTAAGGCAACAATCAAAGGAAGCTGCGCTTGCAGACAATCTGTCATTCCCCTTAACAACACCTATTGTTTTGTCTTGTACTTTAGTACGGCTTATGATTTATGTCTAGTTTGTTTTTCTTCAGAAGTACATGTATATTAAGGATCAATACTTTTGCAGGAATCGTTTCTTTTTATGAAAATACCAATGGATGTTATTGTGTGAAGCATTGGATCCCACAAAGAGAACTCCAAAATGCGAGAGGCTGCCTTGTTTGACTTGAATGAATCAGTATCAGGTTGGGAGACCTCCTGAGAAGCTTCATCAAGTGAGCCTCGGTCACGCTGTGTGGTACTTGAAGGTTTGAAGAGTTGTTCATATGCATGTATGGTTCATTTTGGTTGCTACTTATACAAGTAGGTTCTAATACTTATTTTTCTGTTTTTTCAGAGGCCATTTGTTTGTTTAGTTGATGATTGCCATGCTAGCTATAGGAGAAAAGACCATTTGAATCGTCACCTTCTTCAGCACCAAGGAAAACTTTTCAGTTGTCCAATTGAGAACTGCAATAGCAAATTTGCGTTTCAAGGCAACATGAAAAGGCACGTGAAAGAATTTCATGATGAAGGTTCATCTTCCTCTGATGCTGCAAGCCAGAAGCAATATGTCTGCCAGGAAGTAGGATGTGGAAAAGTGTTCAAGTTTGCATCAAAGCTGAGAAAGCATGAAGATTCTCATGGTAAGTTGCTTTCCTTCTTCATTTCTCAAAATTAAAGCATGTGATTTGGTGATGACGAAGAGAAGTAAGCTGATTGGGAGGTGATGTTTACATGCCTAATGAGTGCTGTTAAAATTATTACAGTTAAGCTGGATTCAGTTGAAGCCTTCTGTTCTGAACCAAGTTGCATGAAATATTTTACTAATGAGCAATGCCTTAAGGCTCATGTGCAATCATGCCACCAATATATTAATTGTCAAATATGTGGGGCAAAGCAGCTGAAGAAGAACATCAAGCGGCACCTTCGATCACATGAATCAGGAGTTGCATCAGAAAGAATTAAGTGTGATTTTGGGGGTTGTCTCCATACATTTTCAACTGTAAGATACTTGTGAACCTTAAATATGCAATTTATTTACAGTTAATCATAAGAAGTTGAATGTGGTTGTTTTGGTCTGAAGTGTGGAATACTGAAATTCTTTTCTGATTatgaacctttttttttttttccttttatcacCAAAATACTGAAGTATTCTATTACAGAAATCAAATCTGCGTCAGCATGTCAAGGCTGTGCATGAAGAACTCAAGCCTTTTGCATGTAGCTTCTCTGGTTGTGGGATGAGATTTTCATACAAGCATGTCAGAGATAACCATGAGAAATCAGCACTCCACGTTTATGTTCCAGTAAGTTATTTAGTTGTCAATGATTAAATGCTATTATAAGCTTGTTTATTTCGTTATAGGTATTTTTCGTGATAGACAAAGAGTAATGATTGTAACGACTGTTTCCTATTCAGGGGGACTTCATAGAGTCGGATGAGCAGTTTCGGTCAAGGCCAAGGGGTGGGCGGAAAAGAACATGTCCCACTGTGGAAATGCTTATTCGAAAAAGAGTTGCTCCACCACAAATGGATACGATGATGGATCCAGGGCCTATTCAGGGTTGCTCTTAACAGATGAGGGCCAACACTGATACTAAATGGGTAAATACAGTTCAGTTAACTTGTATTTTTTAGGTTAATATAATGTATAGCATAAAATATCATAGGTTCTACTTCTCTTTTCTTCTGTAATAAACTAAAGTTAGTAATGGATGGGCAGatgtatattattatatatgtattgtTGCCATTTGTGGctatttcatccataaaattaatAGTTCTAATACAATAAGCTTAGTTAATTGTAAAACGTCATCTTCACCCACAAAAGAGCCTTTGCCCCTACTGTGATCGGTCTCAAATGCCAttattattttgtaaaatgaACGCTTTTAAAAATTCTGTAAATATATAGCACTTTAAACACAACTATGATAAAAAGAAATAACACAACACGAGTAAATGATTCAATACTTACTGATGTTGTTACTATTTATAATTATAGTGAACAAAAGGACTGAGATTGGCATCAAAATGCAAATCGTTTAAAAGGTATTCGTACAAGAAGGCATCAGTTAGGTCGGATGCCAAAATCCAAAATGGCATGGGTCAAATTAATCATGAAAGTCTATGCATGATTATCATACACTTCAATCAGTGAGTTCGAGCAGCAAGCATAAAATAATTTACCATCATTTTAGTTAATAAAACGGAGTTAGGGTTACTCTTCGGCAGATGTCTTACTCCTTTTACGAGTTGCTATCTTCTTATGCTTCATATTGCTAGCAGTTATAAGTTTATAATCAGAGACAGGCAGTTCACTTAATTTTCCAAACCTTTGCCCATAAAAGTGCCACATCTCTGCCCTGATCCCATGTTGTCAAATGAGGAAATAAAACATCAGTAGAGATTTACCGAAAGTATGCCAGAACGATGTTGTTAGATGACTTACCAATACGCCAAGAACTGAAATGGTGCATATTTTGCATAGATAAGCTCAACATCCCTTCCAACAGTCTGTACAGTACAACTTTTTGAATGAACCTGCACGTGCTCGGACTCTAGGTCAGTGTCGAATATGAATGCGTCTCATATGAGTATActcaatttattttatatgtttttccTTATTGGGAAGATCATACTTTCGTGCCTATAGTCGAACATATGTTATATGTGGTTCTTGGACATGGATAGtttaaaagaaaagataaaaagtTCAGGTAACATAAGATTAAACCGCTATAGAAAGCTGAAAAAGAAAATTCTTCAACAAGGTTCATTGGCTAGGGGAATGAATGGCTGATTTACCTGCTTTAAATGCCTGATAGTTTCAGAATCAGCTGGAATCACATGGTAAAATCCCATACACATGAGCACATTGGCACATGTGAAAGGACCGAATCCATCAATTTGACGCAGCCGCTGAGATAGCTTATCATAACTGGATAAGCTTGTTTCCTTGCAATCTTCTTCCAATTGCGTTAGTTGAATATTGCCTTGGACAACCCCTTGCGCAAGTTTCAATATTCGACTTGCTCGGTAGCCAAGATTGCAGCGTTTTGCAAGAAAACTTTCATCAAGTTTTGCTAGTTCTTCGGGACTGGGGAAGCTTCCCATGCCTACAAAGTCATGGAGTTCTTGGGAAAGCTGAAGATCTGACACTGAATTATCTACTTTGGACTCTGTGAGTTTGCTTTCTAAACGGATGGAAACTTTAGACACCCTCAACTTTCTCTTTGACTCCTTCCCTGCCGGCGTTTTAGGAATGAAATCATCTTCAGCAGCCTTTGAACTAGAAATTTGGTGTTGAATTTCAAACTGAAGCTCACAAAGTGCCTTAGCCATGCTCAAAGTTCTTGAAAACCTATAGAATGTAGGAGGTACTCTTATTTAAATTTGGCCCCAGGTGTATATAGCGGCATTATATCAAATAGGTTAAGGACAGTGCAAAAAATTCAATGGTGATAAAGGGATAATATATGAAAGTACATACTGGCAGTTACAGAGAAGAATGCACTTGACCATGTCTTCAAATAGAGTAGGGGATCTGAAGACTCTCCCACTGAAACTCCTCAAATACTCAGTTGCTTCTTCTTCTCCATGTAATGCTTCCACAATGCTACGAAACTCTCTCACCTTGTTCTCCTCGGACTCCGACAACCGCAGCATTCTAGACACCTGGTTTAAAAGAGAGTGGCGGTGCAGTGGAGAGAGGGAGGATGCACCGTAAACGCGGAGGTAGAGAGTGGAAGAAGAAGAAGTGGGCGGCTGAGAGATGCCGACGGTGACTGTAAGAGGAGGAGAAGTGAGACGAAAAGGGCGAGAGAAGGAGCGGGAGATTGGATCCCAGTGGTTAGGGGCCAACATGAATAACCCATGGCTGCATATTGCCTTCTCTAGCTCGAATCCTTCCGCTGCTTCGCCTAGTGGCAGCTCTATCAACAATTTGCTACTGCCATTGCCATTCTCCTCCTGCTCCTTCGCCATTTCTTTTTCTGTATTTCGACTTTTCACGGACtactttgcttctattttttttttaccccttaaaaaaaaagagaaatatatatatagagagagagagagagagaataaaTATATGGTCGTACTTTTATATTCcacttaaataaattataattttttgaaattaataaattatatatgaaattttcaacaaataaaaaatttacaacaGTTCATCCttctattttatattttacttAGTTATTTCTTCGATTTAATAGGTAAAAGCATTGCTTTTTGATATCTTTAATGAAAATGAGTTAGAAAAAGGAAATAGTTGttctattaaaattatataacttattttaataataataataataataataataaatttaattttcgaTTTTTATTCATTTAATCAGTTACTCTAATTTTATCTTTGACTTCTCTCACTTGACATGATATTATTTTAATtctttatgttaataatttaaaaattagagAGAGAAAACAACAcattttttataaaactttttaGAAAATCAGCacctttttataattaaaaaacgTAAGACATTGCAATCAAACTTGCGTTTTTCACTATTGTtggtataaaattataaaaaaattatctttCATTACAATAGTATCACTAAACtagtaaatatatttattttcacctttaaaattatcatttaacTAAGTCTTGacttaaataaaatgataattaaaatttttattaaataccAATTTATTGAATCGTATTATGATATTGTATAAAAATTgggaattttaaaaattgaatctTTATAGCTTAAAACATCATAATAGAATAGCTAAACGACTATTCTAACCCCTTCAGCTTAATTAATTTGTTGGGAGCAAAAAGTCAATAAGAAACATCTCAGTCAGAATGTCATCACTCAAAAGTATCTTGGTTGCATGTTCCTAGTGGTCATGTGCCAAGCCCTCTTGGACTGACCGGAGTTCAGTTTCATAAAGACAAGACCGGACACATGTACTTGCTGCCGCCCATGGTCATTTATTAAGCAGCTACAGACATTGTGCTCTAATGGTTTAGGCTTAGATATTTCCTTCACTGGCATTTCAAGTTCCATCACATATTTACAGGAGCTTATAAAAGTCATGTTTCAACTAAATCCCTATCATCATTGGATAAGATATTTTGTTTTAATCCTGAGGAATCTCATGACAAGTCACATCAAATTTAACCTAACAAGAGAGCATATGAATAAATTATATCAACAAAGTAAAGTCACATGAATCTAGGAACTTCAGATTACATTCTCAAACAGGTTCCAAACGAAACAATTGCATGTATGTATAGCATGTGATGGCATTAAAGTAGTTGGCTTTGActtttttaaaatgaaaacttaTTATATATTTGTTCGTATTTTGATTCTGGGTGATGAAGTTTGGTCAATCATAAATGTTGTCTGCTGGCAATCTATACAAAGCTTGAAAGATGGAAGTGTGTATTACCCCCAATTTTGTTTTAGGGGAGGAGCACTGGGTTACAGGCAGCTTTTCGGATACACACGTATTGATATTGCTTTCAATAATTTAATCAGGAGGGAGGGAATTAATCATTAATTAGCACGGAACTTGAAGTTTGCCTCTCTAATATTATCTTAAAAAAAGCAAGTATCTATAATTTCTGGGTTTTTCATTGATCTGTTTCATTGCTGAAGATGGATTAATAACTAAGCTTGGTAGGTAGGCTCGTTCTCAAACTGGGCCTGGGTTCCACCACGTGTATCAATAGTCCATCTGTCACTCATCTTCTGCAAAGTGAATAATTTGGACCCAAGAAATGCCAAATGGCCACATAATCTGAATGGGCTTGCCACGTGTTACTTAAGGCCTTTGCATCTTCTAGCACATCCCACGTGGCTTCTCAAGCTTTAGCCATGCAAAACTTACTTTGACACGTGTATGTAATTATGGCTGCAACGAATATCACGTAAAATGATTTTCTACGGACGGATAACCTTTCCTTCTGTTATAAGTGGCGTAGTTTAGGAATCGGAATTAGCAAAACAGTTATACAAAGTACAAACCAAAAATGCAGCAACGAAAGGACGAGCAAGAAGCCACTGCCGCTAAAACTACTCTGCGGTTACTGGAGAAGAAGGTGAAAGATATGCTGGTGGACCAGGGGAGACTAGTGGAAGTACCTTACACGGCCACGCTAGGTGACACCATGAACGCATTGGTGGCCAACAAGGTGGTGGCGCTACCGGTTGCTGCGCCTCCAGGTCAATGGATAGGGGCTGGTGGCTCAATGATTTTGGAGTCTGATAAACAGACGGGGGCTGTGCGGAAGCACTACATAGGGATGGTTACCATGCTTGATATTGTGGCATATATTGCTGATGACGATGGTAGTAATGATCAGATGACGGACGTTGCTAATCTTGAGAAGAAGATGATGGTGCCGGTATCGTCGATTATAGGGCGCAGTTTTGAGGGACTTAGCTTATGGACTCTAAACCCAAACACAAAGTACGTATCTCTTTTATAACTTAAGAAACTAGAGGAAACTTTTTCCATACATTTCATGGCCAGTGAAGTACTTATGGTAGTTTGTTGACCCGATTGGTGCAGCATTTTGGACTGTATGGAATTGTTTAGCAAGGGAATCCACAGGGCCTTGGTCCCAGTGGACAGTCAAATGGAGAACATTCAAGGAGTTGAACTTGTGGAGTCTGCATCCAGCTATAAGATGCTTACACAAATGGACTTGCTGAAATTCCTCAAGGACCATGCCTCTGAATTGGGGGAGATATTATCAAGCAGCATAAAGGAAATAGGTTGCTTAAACCAGAATGTTTACGCCATAACCGATCGTACCAAAGTGATAGATGCCATCAAATGCTTGAGGACTGCCTTGCTCAATGCTGTCCCTATAGTTGAGTCCTCTAATGATTTTGAAGAAGATCACCGACAGCTGGTAGATGTAAGTCTCTCTCTTCTCAAGGAGTTTATTTAAATCATTTGATTCGGTCAATCCCATTTTCGTGATTCGTGTTAAATACCAGGGCGAAGGAAGGAAGCCAATTGGAACATTTTCAGCAACAGATTTGAGGGGTTGCCATCTTTCGGCACTGCAGACATGGTTGCCTCTAAGGGCACTGGAATTCACCGAGCTAGTCTCAAGGAGCCCTTTATTTGCATCCAAGGAGGGGGTGTCGGCGCCAAAGGAAATGGTGAGTTGCCAGCCGCAGGCGGCCCTCGCAGAAGTAATTGAGAAGATCGTATCGAAGCACGTGCACCGAGTGTGGGTGGTTGATGAACAAGGATTACTTGCGGGGCTTGTTTCTCTCACCGATATAGTTGGAGCCCTCAGGGTTTCGTTGTTGTCAAAGATTGACGTCATGTGAACTTCCTTGTCTTGTTGAGAGACGTAACATCTTAGAATCTTTGTTGTCTGCCTGTGCTTTCTGTATATTATAAATACTTCCTACAAACCTAATCTTATCTGTTTCTAGTGTTGGTTAGCTTTTTCCTGTCGTGCATATTATTTTACTTACCTCACCAAAATATTCATGTTTTTTCAGATTTTTTTAATCTGACTgagcaattaaataatattttaaatcttaaattacggtttattcaaaataattattcaatttaacatattcaaattaataataacaatTAACATATACGAATCGAATTAGACTCATGAATAAACTCTCATTAGCCTCAAATCCTCCTACTactactattactattattattatatttaaatatgaaTAAACTCTCATTAGCCTCAaattctattattatatttaaatttatattttaaactcCGACCCAAATAAACTAAAGGGCAGATTTTTTTGTTTAATGAATTATTCCCAAATAAAAATGTAAAGACAGAGATCCCAATTCCATTATTCTCTTTGCAA is part of the Gossypium arboreum isolate Shixiya-1 chromosome 5, ASM2569848v2, whole genome shotgun sequence genome and harbors:
- the LOC108452855 gene encoding protein TOO MANY MOUTHS, with the translated sequence MAANFTLFLVIFCAFFQLSRPFTVIMTDSGVPSTLIDGPQTGFSINKNGARTNPQEQDAVYDIMRATGNDWATDIPDVCRGRWHGIECMPDKDNVYHIVSLSFGALSDDTAFPTCDQTKSYLSESITKLPHLRTLFFYRCFTCNPQPIPKFLGQLGSTLQTLVLRENGHIGSIPAELGNLTRLRVLDLHKNNLNGSVPVSLGLITGLRSLDLSGNKLNGSIPAFSFPVLNVLDMSQNLLMGSIPFTLGSCQSLVKIDFSHNRLTGSIPDSFSGLKELILMDVSYNRLSGPFPTSLSSLTSLQALILKGNQMGSTAIPSDCFDGMKDLMILVLSNMNLHGPIPESLGRLNSLRVAYLDGNHFNGSIPSNFRDLKNVSELRLNDNHLTGPIPFGREMVWKMGRKLRLNNNSGLCYNANNGFEDAFDRGIGLCDAHKPGSARTVQHLSNNTNGDMTTTINVSAGAVRKTSVSVRLSQLASLFLFILLSLQGKFGFEMAFCSMICCGKGVDRKEKGKQQPTWRIFSLKELHSATNNFNYDNKLGEGGFGSVYWGQLWDGSQIAVKRLKVWSNKAEVQFSVEVEILARVRHKNLLSLRGYCAEGQERLIVYDYMPNLSLLSHLHGHHSSECHLDWSRRMNIAIGSAEGIAYLHHHSTPHIIHRDIKASNVLLDSDFQPQVADFGFAKFIPDGATHVTTRVKGTLGYLAPEYAMLGKASESCDVYSFGILLLELASGKKPLEKLSPTVKRPIAEWALPLASEGKFSELADPRLNGKYVEEELKRVVLVALVCADAQPEKRPTILEVVKLLKGESKEKLSELENSDLFKNPQSAVCNDEILASEESSDTIKEEKDS
- the LOC108450017 gene encoding transcription factor IIIA-like isoform X1 — its product is MDEEKGERVSGPMFKDIRRYFCDHCGICRSKKSLITTHILTHHPEKIDNGGKEEEEVSMSNECQECGATFRKPAHLKQHLQSHSLERPFVCLVDDCHASYRRKDHLNRHLLQHQGKLFSCPIENCNSKFAFQGNMKRHVKEFHDEGSSSSDAASQKQYVCQEVGCGKVFKFASKLRKHEDSHVKLDSVEAFCSEPSCMKYFTNEQCLKAHVQSCHQYINCQICGAKQLKKNIKRHLRSHESGVASERIKCDFGGCLHTFSTKSNLRQHVKAVHEELKPFACSFSGCGMRFSYKHVRDNHEKSALHVYVPGDFIESDEQFRSRPRGGRKRTCPTVEMLIRKRVAPPQMDTMMDPGPIQGCS
- the LOC108450017 gene encoding transcription factor IIIA-like isoform X2, whose protein sequence is MNQYQVGRPPEKLHQVSLGHAVWYLKRPFVCLVDDCHASYRRKDHLNRHLLQHQGKLFSCPIENCNSKFAFQGNMKRHVKEFHDEGSSSSDAASQKQYVCQEVGCGKVFKFASKLRKHEDSHVKLDSVEAFCSEPSCMKYFTNEQCLKAHVQSCHQYINCQICGAKQLKKNIKRHLRSHESGVASERIKCDFGGCLHTFSTKSNLRQHVKAVHEELKPFACSFSGCGMRFSYKHVRDNHEKSALHVYVPGDFIESDEQFRSRPRGGRKRTCPTVEMLIRKRVAPPQMDTMMDPGPIQGCS
- the LOC108450016 gene encoding uncharacterized protein LOC108450016, with translation MAKEQEENGNGSSKLLIELPLGEAAEGFELEKAICSHGLFMLAPNHWDPISRSFSRPFRLTSPPLTVTVGISQPPTSSSSTLYLRVYGASSLSPLHRHSLLNQVSRMLRLSESEENKVREFRSIVEALHGEEEATEYLRSFSGRVFRSPTLFEDMVKCILLCNCQFSRTLSMAKALCELQFEIQHQISSSKAAEDDFIPKTPAGKESKRKLRVSKVSIRLESKLTESKVDNSVSDLQLSQELHDFVGMGSFPSPEELAKLDESFLAKRCNLGYRASRILKLAQGVVQGNIQLTQLEEDCKETSLSSYDKLSQRLRQIDGFGPFTCANVLMCMGFYHVIPADSETIRHLKQVHSKSCTVQTVGRDVELIYAKYAPFQFLAYWAEMWHFYGQRFGKLSELPVSDYKLITASNMKHKKIATRKRSKTSAEE
- the LOC108451849 gene encoding SNF1-related protein kinase regulatory subunit gamma-like PV42a; this encodes MQQRKDEQEATAAKTTLRLLEKKVKDMLVDQGRLVEVPYTATLGDTMNALVANKVVALPVAAPPGQWIGAGGSMILESDKQTGAVRKHYIGMVTMLDIVAYIADDDGSNDQMTDVANLEKKMMVPVSSIIGRSFEGLSLWTLNPNTNILDCMELFSKGIHRALVPVDSQMENIQGVELVESASSYKMLTQMDLLKFLKDHASELGEILSSSIKEIGCLNQNVYAITDRTKVIDAIKCLRTALLNAVPIVESSNDFEEDHRQLVDGEGRKPIGTFSATDLRGCHLSALQTWLPLRALEFTELVSRSPLFASKEGVSAPKEMVSCQPQAALAEVIEKIVSKHVHRVWVVDEQGLLAGLVSLTDIVGALRVSLLSKIDVM